From Ptychodera flava strain L36383 chromosome 3 unlocalized genomic scaffold, AS_Pfla_20210202 Scaffold_26__1_contigs__length_13983176_pilon, whole genome shotgun sequence, one genomic window encodes:
- the LOC139125929 gene encoding uncharacterized protein, protein MNNTSPLHQQFIRPKSPSSMFRFVLALAFLTSFDVTSVFAALMMNRECTSNGNYCYRSDVCAYVLNFQSSENCSCPEVEQLVTAVHEVAANVELLGHRIDLTEDQKETIVFQQESHGNIIDQLNETLKADREAMKELERRVDTLPNDATVADALGSIQDSVDDLELRFMRQRASLEGRDANLTKCLGEVTYANRQISNLRYEVAMRDAQMTGKNRQISNLRHGLTAKNAQIASLQGQVTTLRQLAVYPNVAVGKPAYQSSLYTRSTPAGAGNAVDGNRNSYWSGLSCTLTEHQYNQWWRVDLLNTYIVDEVVVTNRRDCCAERLVGAVVRFGSSSYLMSNSKCGSTVTSYQTARWTTIRFVCSPHTRGRYVSVQLEGQNNYLTLCEVEVHGYLA, encoded by the exons ATGAACAATACTTCACCACTCCATCAGCAATTCATTCGTCCGAAGTCACCCAGCAGCATGTTCAGGTTTGTGCTTGCTCTTGCCTTCCTCACCTCCTTTGATGTAACATCCGTATTTGCAGCTCTGATGATGAACAGAGAGTGCACATCAAATGGCAACTACTGCTACAGATCAGATGTGTGTGCCTATGTGTTGAATTTCCAAAGCAGCGAGAATTGCTCATGTCCAGAAGTTGAACAACTTGTGACAGCTGTCCACGAGGTTGCTGCCAACGTTGAATTACTTGGACATCGAATCGACTTGACGGAAGATCAAAAGGAGACCATAGTCTTCCAACAGGAAAGTCATGGGAATATAATAGACCAGCTCAACGAAACTCTCAAGGCTGATAGAGAGGCGATGAAGGAACTAGAAAGAAGGGTGGACACGTTACCGAACGATGCGACCGTCGCCGATGCATTAGGGTCAATTCAGGACAGCGTCGATGACCTAGAGTTGCGGTTCATGAGACAGCGGGCGTCACTTGAAGGAAGAGACGCCAATTTAACCAAATGCCTCGGAGAGGTGACATATGCAAATCGACAAATATCTAATCTCCGGTATGAGGTAGCAATGAGGGATGCACAAATGACAGGAAAAAATCGACAAATATCGAATCTCCGCCATGGGTTAACAGCGAAGAATGCACAAATAGCAAGTCTGCAGGGTCAAGTTACAACCTTACGACAGC TCGCAGTTTATCCAAATGTAGCGGTTGGAAAACCTGCCTATCAAAGCAGTCTTTACACACGATCGACACCAGCTGGTGCAGGGAATGCTGTCGATGGAAACAGAAACAGCTATTGGTCAGGCCTATCTTGTACTCTCACTGAACATCAATACAACCAATGGTGGCGAGTGGATCTTCTGAATACATACATTGTTGACGAAGTGGTCGTCACAAATCGCCGGGACTGCTGCG CTGAGCGTTTGGTGGGAGCCGTTGTACGTTTTGGCTCAAGCAGTTACTTAATGAGCAACTCTAAATGTGGCAGCACTGTAACAAGCTACCAAACAGCCAGATGGACCACTATCAGATTTGTTTGCAGCCCTCATACCAGAGGGCGCTATGTTTCTGTTCAGCTAGAAGGACAAAACAATTATCTTACGTTGTGCGAAGTTGAAGTACATGGTTACTTAG CCTAA